From Calothrix sp. PCC 6303, a single genomic window includes:
- the recF gene encoding DNA replication/repair protein RecF (All proteins in this family for which functions are known are DNA-binding proteins that assist the filamentation of RecA onto DNA for the initiation of recombination or recombinational repair.) — MFLQSLHLRYFRNYKEQFVEFTAPKTILVGNNAQGKSNMLEAVELLATLRSHRLARDRDLVQDGQAIAQIKATLKRDTGNHDLTLTLRRNGRRTVARNSEVVRRQMDFLGILNAVEFSSLDLELVRGGPDLRRHWLDTLLLQLEPIYTHILQQYNQVLRQRNAFLKQHVETTPDPEQLALWDAQLVATGIKVIRRRDRAIQRLAPIAAMWHANISKSTEVLEIKYSPSIPFEESQPEQVQESFFDRIQQRTIAETHQGTTLVGPHRDEIELVINQTPARQYGSQGQQRTLVLALKLAELQLIEEVVGEPPLLLLDDVLAELDPSRQNQLLDTIQDRFQTIITTTHLGSFDAQWLKSSQILTINSGQILSQAIF; from the coding sequence ATGTTCCTCCAATCCCTCCACCTCCGATATTTCCGCAATTACAAAGAGCAGTTTGTAGAATTTACTGCACCCAAAACAATCTTGGTAGGTAACAATGCTCAGGGAAAATCAAATATGCTGGAAGCTGTGGAGTTACTAGCGACATTACGTAGTCATCGGTTAGCACGCGATCGTGATCTGGTTCAAGATGGACAAGCGATCGCACAAATCAAAGCGACCCTAAAACGGGATACTGGAAATCATGACCTAACTTTAACTTTACGCCGCAATGGTCGCCGCACTGTTGCCCGCAATAGTGAGGTTGTGCGCCGGCAAATGGATTTTTTAGGGATTTTAAATGCTGTGGAGTTCTCCAGTTTGGACTTGGAACTGGTGCGTGGGGGTCCAGATTTGCGCCGTCATTGGCTAGACACTTTACTCCTTCAGCTAGAGCCAATTTATACCCATATTTTGCAGCAATACAACCAAGTTTTGCGGCAACGAAACGCCTTCTTGAAGCAGCATGTAGAAACAACCCCAGATCCTGAGCAGCTAGCCCTTTGGGATGCCCAATTAGTCGCCACAGGAATCAAAGTAATTAGAAGACGCGATCGCGCTATTCAAAGACTGGCACCCATAGCAGCTATGTGGCACGCCAATATTAGTAAAAGTACTGAAGTTCTCGAAATCAAATACTCCCCCAGCATCCCCTTTGAGGAAAGTCAGCCAGAACAAGTTCAAGAATCCTTTTTCGACAGAATTCAACAACGTACAATAGCCGAGACTCACCAAGGTACAACCCTTGTTGGTCCCCACCGCGACGAAATCGAACTAGTAATTAATCAAACACCTGCTCGTCAGTATGGTTCCCAAGGACAACAACGCACTTTGGTACTGGCTTTAAAACTGGCAGAATTACAACTAATTGAAGAAGTAGTTGGCGAACCCCCACTATTATTACTTGATGATGTCCTCGCAGAACTTGACCCCTCACGCCAAAACCAACTTCTGGACACCATCCAAGATCGTTTTCAAACCATCATCACCACCACACATCTAGGTTCGTTTGATGCACAGTGGTTAAAATCATCACAGATTCTCACAATTAATTCTGGTCAGATTCTCAGCCAAGCTATTTTTTAA
- a CDS encoding AAA family ATPase: protein MSQSSFQRANTLKAAFLACNVEPLEPAEMERYYVDLSSVRKTSAIDNVSTILDFQEAGDFTTILFTGHRGCGKSTELKRIQSLWENNYHVIYLEANEETDINDARYTDLYLIVIKQVEFELRKLGLTFDDKLLKSFESWFKDITQENEQSVEKSVNVDAEATLSPTAPFLAKLMVKLLAQIKGSDKQKTTIRQTLEKDLSRLKSDTNLLLSDAYVKLRQKFPECKGLLIIFDNLDRVPPVVAEHLFFDYAAQMQELNCTIIYTVPISILCSPKNPLNQFDGNPHIVPMINIYEFERHKCELNYDQKGLDIIASVIEKRVDVDAIFESRNQLLELAKASGGHVRQLMQMMRSACQTASTRKHAKIMSEDIDYAVKQQQFTFERFIPEEHYAHLAQVCLTKDVSKDEVGQLMLFNTSVLEYNGDKRWNYPNPVVKQNEFFQQALKAAQQP from the coding sequence ATGTCTCAGTCAAGTTTTCAACGTGCAAATACTCTGAAAGCGGCTTTTTTGGCTTGTAATGTTGAGCCACTTGAACCAGCCGAAATGGAACGGTATTATGTCGATTTATCGTCAGTACGAAAAACTTCGGCTATTGATAATGTCAGTACAATTTTAGATTTTCAAGAAGCAGGTGATTTTACAACAATTCTATTTACTGGACATCGCGGTTGCGGTAAAAGTACCGAGTTAAAGAGAATTCAAAGTCTTTGGGAAAACAATTATCATGTTATTTATTTGGAAGCAAATGAAGAAACAGATATTAATGATGCTCGGTATACAGATTTATATTTAATTGTCATTAAACAAGTTGAATTTGAATTACGAAAATTAGGTTTAACTTTTGACGACAAGCTATTAAAAAGTTTTGAATCGTGGTTTAAAGACATTACTCAAGAAAACGAGCAAAGTGTCGAGAAATCAGTCAACGTTGATGCAGAGGCTACTCTCAGCCCCACAGCACCGTTTCTTGCTAAATTAATGGTGAAATTGCTGGCACAAATTAAAGGTTCAGACAAGCAAAAAACAACCATTCGCCAAACTCTAGAAAAAGATTTATCTCGCCTCAAATCTGATACTAATTTGTTACTGAGTGATGCCTATGTTAAATTGCGTCAGAAGTTTCCTGAATGTAAAGGCTTATTAATTATCTTTGACAATTTGGATCGAGTTCCTCCTGTAGTTGCCGAACATTTGTTTTTTGATTATGCGGCTCAGATGCAGGAATTAAATTGTACAATCATTTATACAGTGCCAATTTCGATTCTTTGCTCACCCAAAAATCCCCTGAATCAATTTGATGGCAATCCCCACATTGTGCCGATGATTAATATCTATGAGTTTGAACGGCATAAATGTGAATTGAATTACGATCAAAAAGGTTTAGATATCATAGCCAGTGTCATTGAAAAACGAGTTGATGTTGATGCCATTTTCGAGAGTCGCAATCAACTACTAGAACTAGCCAAAGCCAGCGGAGGACATGTACGTCAGTTAATGCAAATGATGCGCTCTGCATGTCAAACAGCTAGCACCCGTAAACACGCCAAAATCATGTCCGAAGATATAGATTATGCAGTTAAACAGCAACAATTTACTTTTGAGCGGTTTATTCCAGAAGAACATTATGCTCATTTGGCTCAGGTTTGTTTAACCAAAGATGTCAGCAAAGATGAAGTCGGGCAATTAATGTTATTTAATACTTCCGTGTTGGAATATAACGGCGATAAAAGATGGAATTATCCAAATCCGGTGGTGAAGCAAAATGAGTTCTTCCAACAAGCCCTCAAAGCAGCCCAGCAACCATAA
- a CDS encoding tetratricopeptide repeat protein: MSSSNKPSKQPSNHNSSENQAEIGKFIATNQDEFAELVTFIDFAEKFTLGFIEINFPPDINLLIAGLQQNSQCQEIQFVILDFPEKNLRFLRDELVRQLAEITKESNKKLVLLIRNLEKSIGVFGDYPPILQDLNFVRDSYRQTVPHPLLFILPDYAISRLAKFAPDFWAWKSGLFRFKTTELTRDRAIASTLDADTNIARLPTPEQQERIDLLHSLLMEYKPTGEIPNQENLRNCGNILNELGTAYLSQHKPSQAREYLKEAWKITQEFSDYSLEIRVINQLGGSYSQQRQFATARSYHQQALNIAKKQESNHAVANCLFNLGNVSLDTRQFQQARDYYQQALEIKIELGARFESARTYHQLGRVAQQLREYEQARDYYQQALEIKIEFGARYDSASTYHGLGILARKLREYEQARVYSQQALEIKIEFGARFESAGTYHNLGIVAQQLREYEQARVYYQQALEIKIEFGARFESASTYGQLGLLAQDLREYPQARDYYQQALEIYIEYGDRYSQALTLYCLGTLAKAEENYAEARANLQTALEIYVEYQDEYMATMMQECLEDLPE, translated from the coding sequence ATGAGTTCTTCCAACAAGCCCTCAAAGCAGCCCAGCAACCATAATAGTAGTGAAAATCAAGCGGAAATTGGCAAGTTTATCGCCACAAATCAGGATGAATTTGCAGAATTAGTGACATTTATTGATTTTGCTGAAAAATTTACACTAGGTTTTATCGAAATTAACTTTCCTCCAGATATCAACCTCTTAATTGCCGGATTACAGCAGAATTCCCAATGTCAAGAAATCCAATTTGTAATTTTAGACTTTCCTGAGAAAAATTTGCGATTTCTGCGAGATGAATTAGTAAGGCAATTAGCTGAAATTACCAAAGAAAGCAATAAAAAACTTGTTTTATTAATTCGGAATTTAGAAAAATCCATCGGTGTCTTTGGAGATTACCCACCAATTTTACAGGATTTAAACTTTGTCCGCGATTCCTATCGTCAAACCGTACCCCATCCACTTTTATTTATCTTGCCAGATTATGCGATTTCCCGGTTAGCAAAATTTGCTCCAGATTTTTGGGCTTGGAAATCAGGTTTATTCCGGTTTAAAACTACAGAATTGACAAGAGATAGGGCAATCGCTAGCACTTTGGATGCAGATACAAATATAGCCCGCTTACCAACACCAGAACAACAAGAACGTATCGATTTATTACATAGCTTGTTGATGGAATATAAACCAACTGGAGAAATACCAAATCAAGAAAATCTCCGGAATTGCGGAAATATTTTAAATGAATTGGGAACAGCATATTTAAGTCAGCATAAACCAAGCCAAGCTAGAGAATATTTAAAGGAAGCTTGGAAAATTACTCAGGAATTTTCTGATTATTCTTTGGAAATTCGAGTGATTAATCAGTTGGGTGGAAGCTATTCTCAACAACGACAGTTTGCAACAGCTCGCAGCTACCATCAACAAGCTTTAAATATTGCCAAAAAGCAGGAAAGTAATCATGCTGTTGCTAATTGCTTATTTAATTTAGGTAATGTTTCTCTAGATACGCGACAGTTTCAGCAAGCAAGAGATTATTATCAACAAGCCCTGGAAATTAAAATCGAACTTGGCGCGAGGTTTGAATCTGCTCGCACTTACCACCAGTTGGGAAGGGTTGCCCAACAATTGCGGGAATATGAGCAAGCAAGGGATTATTATCAACAAGCCCTGGAAATTAAAATCGAATTTGGTGCGAGGTATGATTCTGCTAGCACTTACCACGGCTTGGGAATACTTGCCCGAAAGTTGCGGGAATATGAACAAGCAAGGGTTTACTCTCAACAAGCCCTGGAAATTAAAATCGAATTTGGCGCGAGGTTTGAATCTGCTGGCACTTACCACAACTTGGGAATAGTTGCCCAACAGTTGCGAGAATATGAACAAGCACGGGTTTATTATCAACAAGCCCTGGAAATTAAAATCGAATTTGGCGCGAGATTTGAATCTGCTAGCACTTACGGGCAATTAGGATTACTTGCCCAAGATTTGCGAGAATACCCTCAAGCAAGGGATTATTATCAACAAGCTCTAGAAATATATATCGAATATGGCGATCGCTATTCCCAAGCCCTCACACTTTATTGTTTAGGGACACTTGCCAAAGCTGAGGAGAACTACGCAGAAGCTAGGGCTAATTTGCAGACAGCTTTGGAGATATATGTTGAGTACCAAGACGAATATATGGCTACGATGATGCAGGAGTGTTTAGAGGATTTACCGGAGTGA
- a CDS encoding type II toxin-antitoxin system RelE/ParE family toxin: protein MKVFWTETAVENLSAIYNYISQNSPQYATRIIDRITRRSQQIVNFPLSGRIVPEFETEQIREVIEGSYRIIYYIKPEQIDVLAVIHGAQEITSGIE from the coding sequence GTGAAAGTTTTTTGGACAGAAACAGCCGTAGAAAATCTCTCAGCAATTTATAATTATATTTCTCAAAATTCACCTCAGTATGCCACTAGGATTATCGACCGCATAACCAGACGTTCTCAGCAAATTGTGAATTTCCCTCTATCTGGTCGAATTGTACCAGAGTTTGAAACTGAGCAAATTCGGGAAGTGATTGAAGGTTCATATCGAATTATCTATTACATCAAACCCGAACAAATTGATGTGCTTGCTGTTATACATGGGGCACAGGAAATTACATCAGGTATAGAATAA
- a CDS encoding MgtC/SapB family protein codes for MFSIHQILSNNWLQITLRLSFALILGAIIGLERELKHKPAGLRTHMLVSLASAIFTLIPWELTGGGSNLDTNNLSRIIQGIAAGVGFLGAGEILRASSQTSQRPEVHGLTSAAAIWVSASLGIAAGCGLWELGLIGGVFTFLVLYVFKRFEKSSLK; via the coding sequence TTGTTCAGCATTCACCAAATTCTATCCAACAACTGGCTACAAATAACTCTGAGATTATCATTTGCCCTAATTCTTGGTGCCATCATCGGTTTAGAACGTGAACTCAAACATAAACCAGCAGGTTTGCGAACTCACATGCTGGTTAGTTTAGCTTCGGCAATATTCACACTTATACCCTGGGAACTTACTGGCGGAGGATCAAATTTGGATACAAATAACCTCAGCCGAATCATTCAAGGAATCGCTGCTGGAGTCGGGTTTCTCGGTGCTGGTGAAATATTACGGGCATCTTCCCAAACTTCCCAACGTCCGGAAGTTCATGGATTAACTTCTGCTGCTGCTATTTGGGTTTCCGCGTCTTTGGGAATAGCTGCTGGGTGTGGTTTGTGGGAATTAGGGTTGATTGGTGGAGTTTTCACCTTTTTGGTGTTGTATGTATTTAAACGATTTGAAAAATCTAGCTTGAAGTAA
- a CDS encoding type II toxin-antitoxin system RelE family toxin, which yields MSYKVEILKGALKQLKKLPSELQERIQVKIDDLAIEPRPNGVKKLKGKENTYRIRVSDYRVIYDIFDDNLVVSVVEVGHRGKIYKDES from the coding sequence GTGAGTTACAAAGTTGAAATATTAAAGGGTGCGTTGAAACAACTTAAAAAATTACCATCAGAACTTCAAGAGCGTATACAAGTTAAAATTGATGATTTAGCCATAGAACCCCGTCCAAATGGAGTGAAAAAGCTCAAAGGCAAAGAAAACACTTATCGAATTAGAGTCAGCGACTATCGCGTTATATATGATATTTTCGATGATAATCTAGTGGTAAGTGTTGTCGAAGTTGGACATCGCGGGAAGATTTATAAAGACGAAAGCTAA
- a CDS encoding cation-translocating P-type ATPase, with protein MSAHSLPDLAANWHNVETSKAIEMLSTDADNGITSQEVEQRLLKYGTNELEETGGRSAWEILVDQFKNIMLLMLIAVAFISGALDLLAWQQGTLKPGEIPFKDSIAILAIVILNGILGYVQESRAEQALAALKKMSSPNVRVIRDRKVVEIAGKDLVPGDVMLLEAGVQVAADGRLIEQSNLQIRESALTGEAEAVSKRSEIQLPEDTSLGDRINLVFQGTEVVQGRGKVVVTRTGMRTELGKIAELLQSVESEPTPLQQRMTQLGNVLVAGSLILVAIVIIGGMIHAYFIAGARENDLFNRLQELVEVSLSMAVAVVPEGLPAVITVTLALGTQRMVKRHALIRKLPAVETLGSVTTICSDKTGTLTQNKMVVQSIYAKNYEFKITGDGYAPQGDFALNQRTVSLEEHPEVSSLLVACAVCNDSFLQQENGTWGIIGDPTEGALLTLAAKGGIEKDQWSSKLPRVGEIPFSSERKRMSVICEVQTVTNGFSPVVDVDPTIREIANEKYLMFTKGSPELILERCDRIDAGTKSYAITSEQRQIILAENDKMASNGLRVLGFAYRPLPEVPPDGEGEATEQHLVWLGLVGMLDAPRPEVRDAVKECRAAGIRPIMITGDHQLTARAIAKDLGIAENSNDRVLVGQELQKMSDQELEQQVDLVSIYARVAPEHKLRIVQALQRRGRFVAMTGDGVNDAPALKQADIGIAMGITGTDVSKEASDMILLDDNFATIVAATKEGRVVYTNIRRFIKYILGSNIGEVLTVAAAPLLGLGGVPLSPLQILWMNLVTDGLPALALAVEPPEPDVMKRAPFSPRESIFDRGLGSYMIRIGIVFAIITIAMMVWAYQHSHAPGYTGDPDTWKTMVFTTLCIAQMGHALAIRSNNQLTIQMNPFSNLFVLGAVVFTTILQLMLVYVAPLRNFFGTHVLTGQELLICIGFSALMFVWIEGEKIFFRLIGKKTI; from the coding sequence ATGTCTGCTCATTCTCTACCCGATTTAGCCGCCAATTGGCACAATGTCGAAACCAGTAAAGCTATCGAAATGCTCTCTACAGATGCAGATAATGGCATTACTTCCCAAGAAGTTGAACAACGTTTGCTCAAATATGGGACAAATGAATTAGAAGAAACTGGTGGTCGCAGTGCTTGGGAGATTTTAGTCGATCAGTTCAAAAATATCATGTTGTTGATGCTGATCGCTGTAGCTTTCATTTCCGGGGCTTTAGATTTATTAGCTTGGCAACAAGGAACTTTAAAACCCGGTGAAATTCCCTTTAAAGATAGTATTGCGATTTTAGCAATTGTGATTTTGAACGGTATCCTAGGGTATGTACAGGAAAGCCGTGCAGAGCAAGCCTTGGCAGCTTTGAAAAAAATGTCTTCCCCCAATGTCCGGGTAATACGCGATCGCAAAGTTGTAGAAATCGCCGGAAAAGATCTAGTTCCTGGGGATGTAATGCTGTTGGAGGCTGGGGTACAGGTAGCAGCCGACGGGAGGTTAATTGAACAGTCGAATTTGCAAATCCGGGAATCAGCACTTACTGGGGAAGCAGAAGCCGTAAGTAAACGCTCAGAAATTCAATTGCCAGAAGATACATCTTTAGGCGATCGCATTAATTTAGTATTCCAAGGTACCGAGGTTGTCCAAGGACGCGGTAAAGTCGTGGTGACACGTACAGGAATGCGAACGGAACTAGGGAAAATCGCCGAATTGTTACAATCGGTGGAAAGTGAACCAACCCCCCTACAACAAAGAATGACCCAACTGGGTAACGTGTTGGTGGCTGGCTCCCTAATTTTAGTAGCCATCGTCATCATTGGTGGGATGATTCACGCTTATTTCATTGCTGGGGCAAGGGAAAATGACCTTTTCAACAGACTCCAGGAACTGGTGGAAGTGTCCCTAAGTATGGCAGTGGCAGTGGTTCCCGAAGGCTTACCAGCGGTAATTACTGTGACATTGGCACTGGGCACCCAAAGAATGGTAAAACGCCATGCCCTAATTCGCAAACTACCAGCAGTAGAAACCTTGGGTTCTGTAACTACGATTTGTTCTGATAAAACCGGGACGTTGACTCAGAATAAAATGGTAGTGCAAAGTATCTACGCCAAGAATTACGAATTTAAAATTACTGGAGATGGTTACGCACCCCAAGGAGATTTTGCCCTCAATCAAAGAACGGTTTCCTTGGAGGAACATCCGGAAGTTTCTTCCCTCTTAGTTGCTTGTGCAGTTTGTAATGATTCATTCTTACAACAGGAAAATGGAACTTGGGGAATTATTGGCGACCCCACCGAAGGGGCATTATTAACCTTGGCTGCAAAGGGTGGCATCGAAAAAGATCAGTGGAGTAGTAAGTTACCTCGTGTGGGGGAAATTCCCTTTTCTTCCGAAAGAAAGCGGATGAGCGTGATTTGCGAAGTACAAACAGTTACCAATGGTTTCTCACCTGTGGTAGATGTTGATCCAACCATCCGCGAAATTGCCAACGAAAAATATTTGATGTTCACCAAAGGCTCACCAGAGTTGATTCTGGAAAGATGCGATCGCATTGACGCGGGAACCAAGTCCTACGCCATCACATCGGAACAACGGCAGATTATTTTGGCAGAAAATGACAAAATGGCAAGCAATGGGTTACGGGTGCTAGGTTTCGCCTACAGACCCCTCCCAGAAGTTCCCCCCGATGGTGAGGGAGAAGCCACCGAGCAACATCTAGTTTGGTTGGGGTTAGTGGGGATGTTGGATGCCCCTCGCCCAGAAGTCCGTGATGCCGTCAAAGAATGCCGTGCAGCCGGAATTCGCCCAATTATGATCACCGGAGATCATCAATTGACAGCCCGTGCGATCGCTAAAGATTTGGGCATTGCTGAAAATAGCAACGATCGAGTTTTGGTCGGGCAAGAATTGCAGAAAATGAGTGATCAAGAACTGGAGCAACAAGTTGACTTGGTAAGTATTTATGCCAGGGTTGCCCCAGAACATAAATTACGCATCGTCCAAGCACTACAGCGACGTGGGCGATTTGTGGCAATGACAGGGGATGGGGTCAATGATGCTCCCGCCCTCAAACAAGCAGATATTGGTATCGCCATGGGCATCACAGGTACCGATGTGAGTAAGGAAGCCAGCGATATGATTCTCCTGGATGATAATTTTGCCACCATCGTTGCTGCCACCAAAGAAGGTCGCGTAGTTTACACTAACATTCGCCGATTTATTAAGTACATCTTGGGTAGTAACATCGGGGAAGTACTTACCGTTGCCGCCGCACCACTTTTAGGTTTGGGTGGCGTACCCCTATCACCGTTACAAATTTTGTGGATGAACCTAGTCACCGACGGTTTACCAGCCTTAGCCCTGGCAGTGGAACCCCCAGAGCCAGATGTGATGAAACGCGCCCCCTTTAGTCCTCGTGAAAGCATCTTTGATCGTGGTTTAGGCTCATACATGATTCGCATCGGGATTGTATTTGCCATTATTACCATCGCAATGATGGTTTGGGCATATCAACATTCCCACGCACCAGGTTACACAGGTGATCCAGATACCTGGAAAACCATGGTGTTTACTACCCTCTGTATCGCCCAAATGGGACATGCTTTAGCAATTCGCTCCAACAACCAACTCACAATCCAAATGAACCCATTCTCTAACTTATTTGTGTTGGGGGCTGTGGTGTTCACCACGATTTTACAATTGATGTTGGTTTATGTCGCACCACTACGGAATTTCTTTGGTACCCATGTATTAACAGGTCAGGAATTACTGATTTGTATTGGCTTTAGCGCCTTAATGTTTGTGTGGATTGAAGGAGAAAAGATTTTCTTCCGTCTCATTGGCAAGAAAACAATTTAG
- a CDS encoding putative PEP-binding protein: MDKLYWLEEIELQDYAKVGDKALNLSKAIQRGYPVIPGFVVGVGVLREFLETLSSSEALVADLPHSSLRLDVGNWRQLQQVARSLRQEIIAATIPQNWLDQILAAVEDWDSKHLIFRPTFVLPTKINFGKNISGLLESQVCLRDRTLIETTLKQVWSQLFRARSLLYWQRLGIDMSQINLAVLVQPIENAIASGSLVANSEICEIHGTFGLGFPLNYGEIIPDYYKVSCRDGIILERQLGKKILGYQLDYNSLSPYLINQELNHQFSLSNDDCQQLVSLTKKIPIPDHTNFRFDWTILQHRGKDIVYLTQALFPQTAANLHLICQGLGVARGVVTAPVHVITRHQETISELTPGVILVATVIVPEWLPLLHSCSGIITERGGFTSHAAILARELGIPAVVNVSGATNIIHSGDRLLINGDSGEIFSIKKGSHGEPSMERLEPGVHSISELDVADLARDNSVVPLGNVYPTIATKLFVNLSQPSSLKTIENLPIDGVGLLRSELMTVGLLEGKSPQSWLDEGRERELIERWYQQLLLFVKAFAPRPIFYRSLDLQSNGIQLTRSHDESQHSNQGILGERGTLGYLQNSAVFEVELAALGKLQQNGYHNINLILPFVRSVEEFRFCRRRIEQAGLMDVSQFQLWIMAEVPSVLFLLSEYVKAGVQGIAIGSNDLTQLLLGIDREKSKPTRTLDERHPAVMNAIAQLIQMAQNENIPCSICGQAPSLYPEIIDSLVRWGITSISVEPNSIPQTYHAIARAEQRIILNAARRQMM; the protein is encoded by the coding sequence GTGGATAAACTCTACTGGCTAGAAGAAATTGAATTACAAGACTACGCGAAAGTAGGAGATAAAGCTTTAAATTTGAGTAAGGCTATCCAACGTGGTTATCCGGTGATTCCCGGTTTTGTCGTGGGGGTTGGTGTTTTACGAGAATTTTTAGAAACCTTAAGTAGTTCAGAAGCATTAGTAGCTGATTTACCTCATTCTTCACTACGTTTAGATGTAGGAAATTGGCGACAATTACAACAGGTAGCTAGGAGTTTGCGTCAAGAAATTATTGCTGCCACAATACCGCAAAATTGGTTAGATCAGATTTTAGCAGCAGTAGAAGATTGGGATAGTAAACATTTGATTTTTCGTCCAACATTTGTACTACCAACGAAAATCAATTTTGGTAAAAATATTTCTGGATTGTTAGAGTCTCAGGTTTGTTTACGCGATCGCACTTTGATTGAAACTACCCTAAAACAGGTATGGAGTCAATTATTTCGCGCCCGCAGTCTGCTATATTGGCAAAGATTAGGTATCGATATGAGCCAAATCAACTTGGCTGTATTAGTACAACCGATTGAAAATGCCATCGCTAGTGGTTCCTTGGTGGCTAATTCGGAAATCTGCGAAATCCATGGAACTTTTGGTTTAGGTTTTCCCCTCAATTATGGCGAAATTATTCCCGATTACTACAAGGTTAGTTGTCGTGATGGAATTATTCTGGAACGTCAACTTGGTAAAAAAATTCTCGGATATCAGCTAGATTATAATTCTCTAAGTCCTTATTTGATAAATCAAGAACTTAATCATCAGTTTTCTTTAAGTAATGATGATTGTCAGCAATTAGTCAGCCTCACAAAAAAAATACCAATTCCAGATCATACTAATTTCAGATTTGACTGGACAATTTTACAGCATCGAGGAAAAGATATTGTATACTTAACCCAAGCTTTATTCCCCCAAACTGCTGCAAATCTTCACCTTATATGTCAAGGACTAGGAGTTGCCAGAGGTGTTGTGACTGCACCAGTTCATGTTATTACTCGTCATCAAGAAACTATTTCTGAACTAACCCCAGGTGTAATCTTAGTTGCTACAGTTATTGTTCCTGAATGGCTGCCTTTATTACATAGTTGCTCAGGTATTATCACTGAACGAGGAGGATTTACTAGTCATGCTGCAATCTTGGCAAGAGAGTTAGGAATTCCCGCAGTAGTCAATGTCTCAGGTGCGACAAATATCATCCACAGTGGGGATAGACTACTCATAAACGGTGACAGTGGAGAGATATTTAGTATCAAAAAAGGTAGTCATGGGGAACCATCAATGGAAAGATTGGAACCAGGAGTTCATAGTATTTCTGAATTAGATGTTGCAGATTTAGCTAGAGATAATTCTGTAGTTCCCTTGGGGAATGTGTATCCAACTATTGCTACGAAATTATTTGTAAATTTAAGCCAACCTAGTAGTTTAAAGACAATTGAAAATCTACCTATTGATGGAGTCGGATTACTGCGTTCGGAATTAATGACGGTTGGGTTACTTGAAGGGAAAAGTCCCCAGAGTTGGTTAGATGAAGGTAGAGAAAGGGAGTTAATAGAACGTTGGTATCAGCAGTTATTATTATTTGTGAAAGCTTTTGCACCTCGACCAATATTTTACCGCTCTTTAGATTTGCAAAGCAATGGAATTCAGTTGACGCGATCGCATGATGAATCCCAGCATAGCAACCAAGGGATATTAGGGGAACGGGGAACCTTGGGATATTTGCAGAATTCGGCAGTTTTTGAGGTGGAATTGGCAGCTTTAGGGAAATTACAGCAAAATGGATATCATAATATTAATTTGATTTTGCCATTTGTTCGTAGCGTGGAAGAATTTAGATTCTGTCGTCGTCGCATCGAACAAGCAGGATTGATGGATGTATCCCAATTTCAGTTGTGGATTATGGCAGAAGTTCCCAGCGTTTTATTTTTGCTGAGTGAATATGTCAAAGCTGGAGTTCAAGGAATTGCAATTGGTTCTAATGATCTGACACAATTATTGTTGGGAATAGATCGGGAAAAAAGTAAACCAACCCGAACCTTAGATGAACGTCACCCCGCAGTCATGAATGCGATCGCACAATTGATCCAAATGGCGCAAAATGAAAATATACCCTGTTCTATTTGTGGACAAGCACCCAGTTTATATCCAGAAATCATTGATTCTTTGGTACGTTGGGGTATCACTTCTATCTCAGTGGAACCAAATTCCATACCTCAAACCTATCATGCGATCGCTCGTGCCGAACAACGGATTATTTTGAATGCTGCGCGTCGGCAAATGATGTGA